The genomic segment GCCGCCAGGTGGATCGGCTGCACGCCCGTGGTCGTGAACGGGCCGGGCCTGGCGCCCGCGTCGAGCAGGTGCGCCACCACCTCGCCGTGCCCGCGCTGGCTGGCCAGGTGCAGGGGCGAGTAGGCGCCGACACGCGTCAGGGCGTCGCGGGTGGCGCCGGCGAGCAGGAGCAGGTCCAGCGTGGGCAGGTCGCCGTTCAGGGCGGCCCAGTGCAGGGCCGTCATGCCGTCGGCCTGCGCGGCGTTCACGTCGGCGCCGTCCTTCAGCAGGGCCCGCACCCCGTCGGCGTCCTTGTGCATGGCCGCGTCGGCGACGCGCGGGTCGGCGGGGGCCGCCGCCAGGCGGATCGTCGCGGCGCCCGCGACGAGCGTCGCCGCCAGGACGGCGATCGCGGAGGAGTGGAAACGGCTTCGCATGGGGACGGCTCCGTGTCGGATCAGGCCACCGTGGGCTCGGGCGCCGTGAACGAGAACTCGCCCGTGCTGTCGCCGAAGCTCTGGAGATCCTCGAGGCCCAGGCGCTTGAGCACCGTGAGCATCACGTTCGCCATCGGCGTGCCTTCCTGCGCCTTGACGTGGACGCCCGGCTCCACCGCGCCGCCGCCGCGTCCCAGCAGGATGAGCGGGCAGTTCCGGTGGTTGTGGGTATTGCCCACGGCCATCGGCGAGCCGTAGAGGACGAGCGTCTTGTCGAGCAGGTTGGCCTCGCCGTCCATCGTGCCCTGCAGCTTCTCGAGGAAGTACGGCAGCATCGACACGTGGTGCTTGTTGATCTCGGCGAATTCCTTGATCCGCTCCTCCGACGAGCCGTGGTGTGACGCGTCGTGGAAGCCGCGGCCGACGCCGCTCCCGGGATAGACGCGGCCCGATCCGTCGCGGCCGATCTTGAACGAGAAGACCCGCGTGGTGTCCGACGAGAACGCCAGCACCTGCAGGTCGAACATCAGCTTGACGTGCTCCTCGAACGAGTCGGGCACGCCGGCCGGGGCGCCCGGCAGCTCACGGGCCTCGCCGCTCGAGTTCCTGGCCTCGATGCGGGCGATGCGCTGCTCGATCTCGCGGATGTTGGTCCCGTACTGCTCGATGCGCTGCCGGTCGGTCGGCCCCAGCGTGCGCCGGAGATCGGCCATCTGGCTGGTGAGCATGTCGAGGATGCTGCGGTCGGTCGCCCGGCGCCGCGCGCGCTGCTCCGGTGTGCCGCCCGATCCGAAGAGCTGCTCGAACACCATGCGCGGGTCGCGCACCATCGGCAGCGGCTCGGTGGGCGACGCCCAGCTGATCGTGTCGGTATAGACGCACGCGTAGCCGTAGGCGCAGCCGCCGGACTGGTCCACCGGCTCGATCGTGAGCTGCATCGAGGGGATGGGCGTCTCCTGGCCGAGCTTCTGCGCGTAGAGCTGGTCCATCGACGTGCCGACCTGCACGTCCGACCCCTCGGTGAGCTTCGGGTGCGCGTGCGTGTACATCACCGCGCTGGAGCGGAAGTGGTCGCCGCCGACCTCGGGCGCCGACATGGCCTCGGCCATCCGCGTGTCGGTCTGGCTGACGATCGTCAGCTGATCGCGGAACGGCTCGAGCGGGCTCAGGCTGCCCTTGCTGATGTCGAAGCGCCGGCCGGTGGCGGCCGGGATCCACAGGTTGTTCTTCAACCCGTACTCGCTGATGCCGGCGGCGCCGTGCACCTGCTCGATGCACACGAGGCGCACCTTGCTGGCGATCTTCGCGGCCGTCGTCTTGGCGTACGCCGTGCCGGCCGGGACCATCGACTCGAGGAACGGCAGTGCCACCGTCGCGCCAACGCCGCGCAACATCGAACGCCGCGAGATGTGCTTCTGGGTCAAGACCATCGCTGTGCTCCCTGTCGTGCTGCCCGGGACGGCCCGCGGCAGGTTCCGCCAGCCGGGCCACCGCCCGGCCGTCTCCGTCTACCGCTCCTGCCGTCCGTCGTCCGTCTGGTCGGCGCTCGCCGAACGAAACGCCGCACTTCTCACCACGCCCCGGATCAGGGCCGACATGCGGTAGTCGGCGGCCTTGGCGTCCCTGACGATCTGCCGCACGGTCGGCATGTCGTAGTACTCGACCCGGCGGCCGAGCGCGTACGACAGCAGCCGCTCCGTGAGGTGGGTGACGAACACGTCCGACCGCGCCACGATCGCGCCGCGCAGGTCGGCCGCGCCGTGCAGGTCGGTGCCGTCGTAGAGCTGGCCCGAGGCGTTCACGGGCACGCCGCGGTCCTTGATCCGCCAGGCGCCGGTGGGGTCGAAGTTGTCGAGCGACAGGCCGATCGGGTCGATCACGCTGTGGCACGAGCTGCACACCGGGCCGGCGCGGTGCTGGGCCAGCTGCTCGGCCACCGACAGGTTGCGGCTGCCCGACGTGCTGGCCGTGGCGTCGAGCTGCGGCACGTTCGGCGGCGGCGCCGGCGGCGGGCTGCCGAGCAGCACCTCCATCACCCACTTGCCCCGCAGCACCGGCGAGGTGCGGTTGCCATGCGAGGTGAGCGTCAGCACGCTGCCGTGGCCCAGGAGTCCCCGGCGCGTGTCGTCCGGATACGACACCTTCCGGAACTCGGGGCCGGTCACGCCGGCGATGCCGTAGTGGCGGGCCAGGCGCTCGTTCACGAAGGTGTAGTCGGCCGTGAGCAGTTCCAGCGCCGACCGGTCCTCCTTGACGAGGTAGTTGAACAGGTGCTCGGTCTCCTGGCGCATCGCGTCGGCGAGCGACTCGTCGAAGTACGGGAACGACAGGGCGTCGGGCTCGACCTTGTCGAGGTCCTGCAGCCGCAGCCACTGGGAGGCGAAGCGGGTGCCGAGCGCCTCCGACTTGGGATCGTCCAGCATCCGGCGCACCTGGCGATCGGCCATCTCGGGCCGCGTCAGCCCGCCGCGCCCGGCGACGTCGATGAGCTCCTTGTCCGGCAGGGTGCTCCACAGGAAGAACGACAGCCGGGACGCGAGGTCGAAGTCGCTCACGCGGTAGGCGCCGCCGGGCTTCACGCCGGCCGGCGTCTCCTCGACGCGGAACAGGAAGTGGAGACTGCTCAGGAGCGCCTGCATCGACTGCCGCACGCCGCCCTCGAACCCTTCGGTCTTCGCCCCGTCCGCGTAGAAGCGCATCAGCTCGTCGACGTCGGCCTTGGTGGCCGGCCGGCGGTAGGCCTGCGTGGCGAGGCGCTGCAGGATGCTCCGCGCGCAGGAGGCGTCCTCGCCCGGCGCCGTCGGGCGGCAGGTGAAGATCGCGCGGCGCGCGGCGTTGTCGGACACGCCCGTCACTTCGAACGGCCCGACGATGCCGAGGTTGCGGAGGTGCGCCAGCGTGGTGACGCCGTAGCCGACGCCGATCTGCGTGTCGGCCAGGGTGTGTTCGATGGGCTTGATGAGATCGTCCTCGCTGCCCTCGAATTCCTGGATGAAGGTGGCCGCCACCGTCCGGGCGCCCGCGCGCACGTAGATGGGCTCGGTGGTCAGCGTGAGGCCGTTCGGATCGGACTCCGACATCCAGCGATCCACCTTCACGAGCGCCACCCGCTCGCCGTCGATCGCCACCTCCATCTCGATCTCGCGCTGCGTGCGGCCGAAGAGGTAGCCGGTGGGCTCGCCGTGCAGCAGCATCTGGAACTCGTACTTGCCGTCGGCCGGGAAGTTGTGGGTCACCACGGTGCCGCCGCGCGTGCCGAACGGGGCGCCTTCCAGGCGCTCCTTCTGCGAGAGCGTCCGGGGCACCTCGTACTGCGTGGAGCTGGCGTCGATGCTCGGATCGCCCACCGCGGCGCGGGACACGGCCGCCGCCGCCCGCATGTAGCCCTGCATGACGGTGGCGGACGGCATCTGCACGTCCGCGATGTTGTCGAAGCTGGCGCTGATGGTGTCCGCCGGGAGATAGGTGCTCACGTCGATGTCGAGGCCGACGATGGCCTTGATGGCCGCGGCGTACTCCGCGCGGTTCAGGCGCTGGAAGGCACGGCGCCCGGGATTGGGACTGAGCGCCGCCGCCTTGTCGAGCGAGGTCTCGAGATACGAGGCCAGGGCCTCGCGTGTGGCCGGGTCCGGCTTCCGGGACGCCGTCCGCGGCGGCATCATGCCCGTCCTGAGCTTGCGGATGACCTTCTCCGCCACCTCGGCGTGATCCACCGCCTTGGCGACGTCGAACGACGCGAGCGACAGATCGCCGGCCTTGGCCCGGTCGTTGTGGCAACCGACGCAGTAGGTCCGGATCGCCTCGTTCGACGCGGCGGCCGGCGTGGCCGGGGCGTGGGACGAGGCGGGCCGCGGAGCCTGGCCCGCGGCCGCGCGGGGCGCCTGCGCCGCCGACAGCGCGATCGCGGCGGCGGGCACCAGGAGTGCAGCCACCACGTGCGGGGCGTTCTTCATACGCGTCCTCATGTCTCTCAGCTCCGCAGCAGAAGCCGACACGTCGCCCTGCTCGGGTGTATCGGCGGGGGGACTCCCCCGGACGAGTGCGGCCTCACGGGTCCCAGAAAATTACACCCTTCCCCGAGGGAAGTCAGCCGGAAACTGGACGCGAACCCCGGAAATTTCGCGGTGTCTTCGCCGGTCACGAGATGTCACGGGCCAGGCCGCGCCGGGCGGGGCGCGCGCGACGGGCGGCCGGGGCCGGCCCATCCGGAGGCGTCGCCCCGAGGGCTCCCGAGGCCGCGGCCCGCAGCAGCCGGCGGAAGGTCGGGCACGCCATGTGGCTGGGCGCGGTGCAGGCGGCGGCGTGCCGCAGCCCGTCGCGCACCGCCGAGAGGCGCCGGATGGTCGCGTCGAGCCCTGCGGCCTTGTCGAGGAGCCGCCCGCGATCGATCCGCGGCCGCCCGTCGGCCGTGAGCATGGCCGCGATCTCGTCGAGCGAGAACCCCGCGGACCGCCCGAGGCTCACGAGCGCCAGCCGTTCGATCACGCCCGGGTCGAACAGGCGCCGGAGCCCGCGGCGCCCCGCGGACGCGATGAGGCCCTTGGCCTCGTAGAACCGCAGCGCCGAGACGGTCAGCCCCGTCTGCCGCGCGACTTCGCCGATGTCCAGCACGCTGGCCTTGACCTCAAGTCGACCTGAAGTGGCAGCCTACCACCAGAGGGGGACACGCCCGTGCACACACGAACCGGCGAATCGCAGGATCAGGCGTCGCGGTGGAACGGCCCGGCCGGCCAGGCCTGGGTGGACGCGCGCGACGTGCTCGACACGGCCTTCGCACCGATCGAGCGCGTGCTGCTGGAGATCGTGGACGGCGGGACGGCCACCGCGGTCCTGGACGTCGGCTGCGGCACGGGCGGCACGACGCTGGCCGCCGTCCGCCGCCTCGGCCCCGGCGGCACGGCGACGGGCATCGACATCTCCGCGCCCATGATCGCGGCCGCGCGGACCCGGGCCGCCGACGCGCGGTTGCCGGCGGTCTTCGTCTGCGCCGATGCCGCGGACCATGCCTTCGAGCCCGCGGGCTTCGCCACGATCGTGTCGCGCTTCGGCGTGATGTTCTTCGCCGACCCCGTGCGTGCCTTCGGAAACCTCCGGCGGGCAGCACGCCCGGGCGCGGCCCTGCGATTCGCGGCGTGGCGCAGCCCCGCCGAGAACCCGTTCATGACGGCGGCCGAGCGGGCGGCCGCGCCGTTTCTCGACCTCCCTCCGCGCCGCCCCGGGCCCGGGCAGTTCGCGTTCGCGGAGGGCGGCCAGGTGCAGCGGATCCTCGAGGCCGGCGGATGGGCCGGCGTGGAGGTCCGCCCGCTCGACGCCGAGTGCGCCTTCCCCGTGTGGGCGCTGGACGCCTACGCCACGACGATGGGCCCCGTGGGCCTCGCCTTGCGCGACGCCGACGCCGGGCGGCGCGCGCGCGTCGAGTTGGCGGTACGGCGGGCGTTCGAGCCGTACGTCCACGGCGCGGAGGTCCGGTTCACGGCGGCCTGCTGGCAGGTGGACGCGCGCAACGCGGCCTGAACGGCCGTCTACTCGAGGTCGCTCGCGACCAGCAGGGCCTTCAGGTGCGACGGTTGCGACCGCAAGTACTGCTTCGGGGCATGGACGCTCGCCCCGAAGTGGGCGGCGGCGTGCCAGGGCCAGCGCGGGTCGTACAGGATGGCGCGCGCGAGCGCCACCAGGTCCGCGTCCCCCGCGCGCAGGATCCCCTCGGCCTGCTCGAACTCCGTGATGAGGCCCACGGCCACGACCGGCATGCGCGTGGCCGCCTTCACCGCGCGCGCCAGCGGCACCTGGTACCCGGGGCCGATCGGCACCTCCTGCGCCGGCGTCAGGCCGCCGCTCGAGACGTGGATGCCGCTGCAGCCGCGCCGCTCGAGCGCGGCGGCGAAGGCCGCCGTCTGTTCGACGTCCCACCCGCCGGGCGCCCAGTCGGTGCCGGACACGCGCATCGAGACCGGCTTCCCGGCGGGAACGGCCGCCCGCACCGCGTCGAAGACCTCGAGCGGGAAGCGCAGGCGGTTCTCGAGCGATCCGCCGTACTCGTCCTCGCGGCGATTCGAGAGCGGCGACAGGAACTCGTGCAGCAGGTAGCCGTGCGCGCCGTGCAGCTGAACCGCGTCGAGGCCGAGCCGCGCGGCCCGGCGCGCCGATGCGGCGAACGCGTCGCGGATCGTGGCGAGGCCGCGGCGATCGAGCGCCAGGGGCGGCCGTTCGCCAGACGCGAACGGCAGCGGCGAGGGCGCCACGGTCTGCCAGCCCCGGGGGTCGTCGGGGCCGAACTGGACCCGCGGACGCCAGGGCACCTCGGTGGACGCCTTGCGGCCGGCGTGGGCCAGCTGGATCGCGAGCGGGATGTCCGACCAGCGGCGGACGGCCTCCAGCACC from the Vicinamibacterales bacterium genome contains:
- a CDS encoding DUF1592 domain-containing protein; amino-acid sequence: MKNAPHVVAALLVPAAAIALSAAQAPRAAAGQAPRPASSHAPATPAAASNEAIRTYCVGCHNDRAKAGDLSLASFDVAKAVDHAEVAEKVIRKLRTGMMPPRTASRKPDPATREALASYLETSLDKAAALSPNPGRRAFQRLNRAEYAAAIKAIVGLDIDVSTYLPADTISASFDNIADVQMPSATVMQGYMRAAAAVSRAAVGDPSIDASSTQYEVPRTLSQKERLEGAPFGTRGGTVVTHNFPADGKYEFQMLLHGEPTGYLFGRTQREIEMEVAIDGERVALVKVDRWMSESDPNGLTLTTEPIYVRAGARTVAATFIQEFEGSEDDLIKPIEHTLADTQIGVGYGVTTLAHLRNLGIVGPFEVTGVSDNAARRAIFTCRPTAPGEDASCARSILQRLATQAYRRPATKADVDELMRFYADGAKTEGFEGGVRQSMQALLSSLHFLFRVEETPAGVKPGGAYRVSDFDLASRLSFFLWSTLPDKELIDVAGRGGLTRPEMADRQVRRMLDDPKSEALGTRFASQWLRLQDLDKVEPDALSFPYFDESLADAMRQETEHLFNYLVKEDRSALELLTADYTFVNERLARHYGIAGVTGPEFRKVSYPDDTRRGLLGHGSVLTLTSHGNRTSPVLRGKWVMEVLLGSPPPAPPPNVPQLDATASTSGSRNLSVAEQLAQHRAGPVCSSCHSVIDPIGLSLDNFDPTGAWRIKDRGVPVNASGQLYDGTDLHGAADLRGAIVARSDVFVTHLTERLLSYALGRRVEYYDMPTVRQIVRDAKAADYRMSALIRGVVRSAAFRSASADQTDDGRQER
- a CDS encoding DUF1552 domain-containing protein, which produces MVLTQKHISRRSMLRGVGATVALPFLESMVPAGTAYAKTTAAKIASKVRLVCIEQVHGAAGISEYGLKNNLWIPAATGRRFDISKGSLSPLEPFRDQLTIVSQTDTRMAEAMSAPEVGGDHFRSSAVMYTHAHPKLTEGSDVQVGTSMDQLYAQKLGQETPIPSMQLTIEPVDQSGGCAYGYACVYTDTISWASPTEPLPMVRDPRMVFEQLFGSGGTPEQRARRRATDRSILDMLTSQMADLRRTLGPTDRQRIEQYGTNIREIEQRIARIEARNSSGEARELPGAPAGVPDSFEEHVKLMFDLQVLAFSSDTTRVFSFKIGRDGSGRVYPGSGVGRGFHDASHHGSSEERIKEFAEINKHHVSMLPYFLEKLQGTMDGEANLLDKTLVLYGSPMAVGNTHNHRNCPLILLGRGGGAVEPGVHVKAQEGTPMANVMLTVLKRLGLEDLQSFGDSTGEFSFTAPEPTVA
- a CDS encoding NADH:flavin oxidoreductase/NADH oxidase, whose protein sequence is MSDTLLFTPFQADALRLRNRIVIAPMCQYSAEEGRATDWHLIHLGHLALSGAGLLTIEATAVLPEGRISPRDLGLWSDDTERALGGVLEAVRRWSDIPLAIQLAHAGRKASTEVPWRPRVQFGPDDPRGWQTVAPSPLPFASGERPPLALDRRGLATIRDAFAASARRAARLGLDAVQLHGAHGYLLHEFLSPLSNRREDEYGGSLENRLRFPLEVFDAVRAAVPAGKPVSMRVSGTDWAPGGWDVEQTAAFAAALERRGCSGIHVSSGGLTPAQEVPIGPGYQVPLARAVKAATRMPVVAVGLITEFEQAEGILRAGDADLVALARAILYDPRWPWHAAAHFGASVHAPKQYLRSQPSHLKALLVASDLE
- a CDS encoding helix-turn-helix domain-containing protein, which codes for MLDIGEVARQTGLTVSALRFYEAKGLIASAGRRGLRRLFDPGVIERLALVSLGRSAGFSLDEIAAMLTADGRPRIDRGRLLDKAAGLDATIRRLSAVRDGLRHAAACTAPSHMACPTFRRLLRAAASGALGATPPDGPAPAARRARPARRGLARDIS
- a CDS encoding class I SAM-dependent methyltransferase; the protein is MHTRTGESQDQASRWNGPAGQAWVDARDVLDTAFAPIERVLLEIVDGGTATAVLDVGCGTGGTTLAAVRRLGPGGTATGIDISAPMIAAARTRAADARLPAVFVCADAADHAFEPAGFATIVSRFGVMFFADPVRAFGNLRRAARPGAALRFAAWRSPAENPFMTAAERAAAPFLDLPPRRPGPGQFAFAEGGQVQRILEAGGWAGVEVRPLDAECAFPVWALDAYATTMGPVGLALRDADAGRRARVELAVRRAFEPYVHGAEVRFTAACWQVDARNAA